Proteins found in one Patescibacteria group bacterium genomic segment:
- a CDS encoding peptidoglycan DD-metalloendopeptidase family protein produces the protein MNKEELQEYYQHIQRLAFFLQLGTWPAELGDEGEAKNEVVFAAQSLDISPKDKDFLIKLIDKIADLLADRDKVLDTSLLDPIKVRELREDYERYLEKRQILESEKAPPEYRERFKLLQQRIAQEIGEQSEKITEKFRDNPLLQEAVTEEITKNITDKLEPVALKVALTEEEYHQILVQTKKEISQNLRRIGEKEPKVVAENFVEEASKDTLEQAREVAITPRERIAKATAVADKTIKPEDLKLPEDIIRQLNLETDGVASLTLYSLLQPQAGVSYVRRIPYAVPVGIMRIAAGTPEMTPEWREMIEKGVFSEDIETTISKLKELGLKDSDPIIRYLNDKGLKFRAQQKIKIVRPDRTFYYQDKPAASILKQWYSFPKRTGFHLAQDEASGIFYQTSPAPDWSEKSGYSWGLHQVLNKIGLGSRIYETITVGPGKNIIRFTLPNRIIKFISFGRFESFKQLGVTLYQKSLGRFFTPIAKKILSSKLVTKAATWIATKLGVQFGAAAAGTALAPGVGTVIGLAVGKAIDFIKARLQGIWDGIKSVLRDPEKSLALAFGGIGIAALFSFSGPLVAIGVGVATVGIIGLIGWGVASAGSIVGGLGGGVIAFFTSLTVAPISSSAIILLVVGTIGTSMVLTFFIVMTTAGAFILPIGPTEISQAYPPPKEPPVIKPPAGLGFQWPIRNAAYCSSNFGYRSNPVAAIPCCQYHTGIDIVTPQPKTSSCGIAVYPTAKGTIQAAGRADGYGNYVVIKHNGLYSLYAHLESWEVSPGQTIERDEIIGYIGSTGTRSTGCHLHLGFSSCGELNCFIDGGKTPDPCDYLICSDSCEYHSVDEACQGLPLCQ, from the coding sequence ATGAATAAAGAAGAGCTTCAAGAGTATTACCAACATATTCAACGTTTGGCTTTTTTTCTTCAATTGGGAACCTGGCCGGCTGAACTTGGAGATGAAGGCGAAGCCAAAAACGAAGTTGTCTTCGCCGCTCAAAGTCTTGATATTAGCCCCAAAGACAAAGACTTCCTTATCAAACTAATTGATAAAATTGCTGATCTTCTAGCTGACCGTGATAAAGTTCTAGACACCAGCCTTCTTGATCCCATTAAAGTCCGAGAATTAAGAGAAGATTACGAGCGATATCTAGAGAAACGTCAAATTCTAGAGTCGGAAAAAGCCCCACCTGAATATCGAGAAAGATTTAAACTTCTTCAGCAGAGAATTGCCCAGGAAATTGGCGAACAATCTGAAAAAATCACAGAAAAATTTAGAGATAATCCTCTCCTTCAAGAGGCAGTCACTGAAGAAATCACCAAAAACATTACTGACAAACTCGAACCTGTCGCTCTTAAGGTTGCTTTGACCGAAGAAGAATATCACCAAATCCTTGTCCAAACCAAAAAAGAAATTAGCCAAAATTTAAGAAGGATTGGAGAGAAAGAACCAAAAGTTGTTGCCGAAAATTTTGTTGAAGAAGCTTCTAAAGATACTCTAGAACAAGCAAGAGAAGTTGCTATAACCCCTCGAGAAAGAATCGCGAAAGCGACTGCCGTTGCTGATAAAACAATCAAACCAGAAGATCTGAAACTACCTGAAGATATTATTAGACAATTAAATCTCGAAACCGATGGTGTCGCCTCCTTAACTCTCTATTCTTTACTCCAACCCCAAGCGGGCGTTTCTTATGTCAGGAGAATTCCCTATGCCGTACCAGTCGGCATAATGAGAATCGCGGCAGGAACACCTGAAATGACCCCCGAATGGCGGGAAATGATTGAAAAAGGAGTTTTTTCTGAAGATATTGAAACCACCATTAGTAAGCTAAAAGAATTAGGTTTAAAAGACAGTGACCCTATTATCAGATATTTAAACGATAAAGGCCTTAAATTCCGCGCCCAACAAAAAATCAAAATCGTTCGTCCGGATAGAACCTTTTACTATCAAGATAAACCGGCCGCCTCTATTCTCAAACAGTGGTATAGCTTTCCCAAACGAACCGGCTTTCATCTTGCCCAAGATGAAGCCTCAGGTATTTTTTACCAAACCTCACCTGCTCCTGATTGGTCAGAAAAAAGCGGTTACTCTTGGGGACTCCATCAGGTTCTAAATAAGATCGGTCTAGGGAGCAGAATTTATGAAACCATAACCGTTGGTCCAGGTAAAAACATAATTCGATTCACTTTACCGAACCGAATTATTAAATTCATTTCTTTTGGTCGTTTTGAATCCTTTAAACAATTAGGTGTCACTCTTTACCAAAAGTCGTTGGGAAGATTTTTCACCCCGATTGCCAAAAAAATCTTAAGCAGTAAATTAGTAACTAAGGCCGCTACTTGGATTGCCACCAAGTTAGGTGTTCAATTTGGTGCTGCTGCCGCTGGAACCGCCTTAGCGCCTGGAGTAGGGACAGTCATTGGTCTCGCGGTTGGTAAAGCCATCGACTTTATCAAAGCTCGTCTTCAAGGTATCTGGGATGGAATCAAATCCGTCCTTAGAGATCCAGAAAAATCTTTAGCCCTTGCTTTTGGTGGCATCGGCATCGCCGCTCTCTTTTCCTTTTCTGGACCTTTAGTTGCTATTGGCGTCGGAGTAGCTACGGTCGGGATTATTGGTTTAATTGGTTGGGGAGTTGCCAGCGCTGGTTCGATTGTCGGTGGCTTGGGTGGTGGCGTAATTGCTTTCTTCACCTCCTTAACAGTTGCCCCCATTTCTAGTAGCGCCATTATTTTGCTAGTGGTGGGCACAATTGGTACCTCCATGGTTTTAACCTTTTTTATTGTTATGACGACCGCCGGTGCTTTTATCCTTCCCATCGGCCCAACAGAAATAAGTCAAGCCTATCCACCACCAAAAGAACCACCGGTTATCAAACCTCCAGCTGGTCTAGGTTTTCAGTGGCCAATTAGAAATGCTGCTTATTGTTCATCAAATTTTGGTTACCGCAGCAACCCTGTTGCCGCCATTCCTTGCTGTCAATATCACACTGGTATTGATATTGTGACACCTCAGCCCAAAACCAGTTCCTGTGGAATTGCTGTTTATCCGACCGCCAAAGGCACTATCCAGGCCGCTGGTCGAGCCGATGGTTATGGTAATTATGTGGTTATTAAACACAACGGTCTCTATAGTCTTTACGCCCACTTAGAGTCCTGGGAAGTTAGTCCTGGTCAAACAATTGAGCGAGACGAAATTATCGGCTACATTGGCTCTACGGGCACCAGATCAACTGGTTGTCACCTCCACCTTGGCTTTAGTAGCTGCGGTGAATTAAACTGCTTTATTGATGGCGGTAAAACGCCTGATCCTTGTGATTATTTAATTTGTAGTGACAGCTGCGAATATCACAGCGTCGACGAAGCCTGTCAAGGTTTACCTCTATGTCAATAA